Below is a window of Roseivirga misakiensis DNA.
TTAAGGTATGCTTTTGGCTTCCAAAAGTGTGGAATGCCGGCTAGAATATACATGCCGGCCATTATATATAGTGAATCGTTATCCAACCTATTTTACTACACTTTCTGCAAATCAAACGGCAATACCCTAATTCGTTTTCCAGTCAAATTAAACACGGCATTAGTCAGCGCAGGGGCAATAGGGGGTAGGCCTGGCTCACCAACTCCACCTGGCGCTTCATCATTTTCCATTAGATGAACTTGGATATCTTTTGGTGCCTCATTCATTCTAAGCATCCTGTAAGTGTCAAAATTGTCTTGCTCCGCTGCCCCATCTTTGAATGTAATGGCATCCTTTAGGGCTGCCGTCAACCCATAGATAATGTTGCCTTCGGTTTGAGCAATTACTTGATCTGGGTTTACAAAAACACCACAGTCAACTACAGAAACTACTTTTGGTATGCTTACCAGACCATTTTCCTTTTTCAAAAAGACAGCATGGGCGACAATTGAACCAAAGCTTTCTACAATCGCCATACCTTTGCCCTCATTAGGGCCGAGCTTTTGACTCCAGTTCGACTCCTTTTCAAGGCGTTTCAATACATTAACAAATCTAGACTCTAATAAGAGTTTATCTTTTCTAAATTCAAGAGGGTCAACTTTCAATTCAGCTGCCATTTCATCTATAAAACTCTCATGCGGGAAGGCATTGGTAGACCCAAAGACAGAACGCCACCAGTGGATCGGAATTTGGTTTTTGTACTCGGTATATCTTACCGATATATCGTCAAAGTCATAGTGCGTATTGATGGCTTCCATCACTTCAAAGGGTACGCGACCATTGCTACCTCTTCCTTGGGTAGTAATAGCAGGACTAATTAGTTTATGCTGTAAACTGACCCTGTCTTCATTGTAAACCGCTGTTAGTTGATGGTAACTAGTTTGTCTAAAAGGTCCTTGAAGCGTATCGTCTTCTCGAGACCAAATGAGCTTTACCGGTTTTCTTAACGCCTTTGATATCTGGAAACACTCTTCCAATGAATCATTCATCGAGCGTCTTCCAAACCCACCTCCGAGATAGGGTAGGTGTACTTTGATCTTCGATTCTGCCTCATTATCAGCAATACCGAGTTGTCTGGCAAAATTTCTCTGTACTTGAGGACTCTGGCTTGGTGCCCATACCTCAACGGTATTGTCCTCTCTTACATGAACAGTGGCGTTCATCGGTTCCATACAAGAATGGGCCATATGTGGTAGCCTATAGTGGACCCTTTTTACTTTAGCACCCCTTGCCGTAAGACTCTTTTTGAAATCTCCTTTTTCAACGTGTTCCAAGCCATCTTCCTTGCTTAGATTTTGCATGTCTTTATTCATGCTTTCAGTTGAAATATTTTTGAATTCAGCATTATCCCAGCTTACATTCAACTTCTTTCTTCCTTCCGTTGCCGCGAAGTAATTCTCAGCGATTACAGCAATACCCGTATTCTTTTTACCATAAACAGTACGCGTTACCTCCATGACGTCTATTACGCCTTTTACAGATTTTGCAGCATCAGCATCGTAGTTTTTTACTTTCCCTTGTAAAGTAGGGCATCGTTCTATGGTAGCGTAGAGAAGACCTTCGGTTTTTGCATCGATTCCAAAGTCGGCAGAACCATTAACTTTTGCTGGCAGATCTGGCCGAGGCGTGGTTTTTCCGATGATCTTGAAATCCTTCTTGGTTTTCAATGTTGGCTTTTTGGGTAATGTCAACTTGGAAGCATCGGTGACTAGTTCGCCATAATTAAGCTGTTTATCAGTTCCTTTTTGGTAAACAATACCATCTTTAGCTTCGCATGCTGAAATTTGAACCCCCCATTTTTTTGATGCCGCTTCCA
It encodes the following:
- a CDS encoding xanthine dehydrogenase family protein molybdopterin-binding subunit; translated protein: MEANKLDRRRFLKVTGMASVMLAVGFDTLAFGSNDSSFKMLMPEDLIDGTQLNPYVSINTDGLVTIMAHVPELGQGISQGIPAIIAEELEVSMDQVKIIKASASRQYGRQSIGGSRSVRSLFMPMRQLGAATKAVLLEAASKKWGVQISACEAKDGIVYQKGTDKQLNYGELVTDASKLTLPKKPTLKTKKDFKIIGKTTPRPDLPAKVNGSADFGIDAKTEGLLYATIERCPTLQGKVKNYDADAAKSVKGVIDVMEVTRTVYGKKNTGIAVIAENYFAATEGRKKLNVSWDNAEFKNISTESMNKDMQNLSKEDGLEHVEKGDFKKSLTARGAKVKRVHYRLPHMAHSCMEPMNATVHVREDNTVEVWAPSQSPQVQRNFARQLGIADNEAESKIKVHLPYLGGGFGRRSMNDSLEECFQISKALRKPVKLIWSREDDTLQGPFRQTSYHQLTAVYNEDRVSLQHKLISPAITTQGRGSNGRVPFEVMEAINTHYDFDDISVRYTEYKNQIPIHWWRSVFGSTNAFPHESFIDEMAAELKVDPLEFRKDKLLLESRFVNVLKRLEKESNWSQKLGPNEGKGMAIVESFGSIVAHAVFLKKENGLVSIPKVVSVVDCGVFVNPDQVIAQTEGNIIYGLTAALKDAITFKDGAAEQDNFDTYRMLRMNEAPKDIQVHLMENDEAPGGVGEPGLPPIAPALTNAVFNLTGKRIRVLPFDLQKV